Proteins co-encoded in one Odontesthes bonariensis isolate fOdoBon6 chromosome 24, fOdoBon6.hap1, whole genome shotgun sequence genomic window:
- the mia3 gene encoding transport and Golgi organization protein 1 homolog isoform X3 translates to MAAKHFYRQGFLLLLFNFISTAALEKRFSDFKRCADDECSMLLFRGKAVQDFSGPDCRFLSFKKSETIYVYYKLSGRRADMWAGSVGNNFGYFPKDLLAVNHRYTDKEHEIPTEETDFVCFDSGYNKFDIYDVDLLLGLSEEKKDSQNNGTSDQIQDAESKQGETQPSVEEVTKSEKQTEHNHFSEELDTVQDDQSASLSELATSTESLLITDLESKPEDVPDVIEDDPDVTEDVPDVTEDDPDVTEDEPDVTEDEPDVTEDEPDVTEGEKPEQKHKQASDGREIQDAPNKSELESMPKSDFETVAVSKGVQIPKLKTTLGTTFDAITTDEEITTKVTPYEEEDGEDVKEPPEDVMDDNKEIPLLSFSDQTIDTPELDSLTKEESPQTINQDDKPKITEEKNMWTSLGDAVFSVVTGGETTAGDVSSDEDEDDEDREEEAATKTSQIFEKTEKEQFLSEPQEDQPFFDNRDESDQRGVGHEEALVETLKPNDEPILHTTEKSIMSLLHSVLQDEILSNPDGEKSDVKTAHEPTENEEEDEALKHSEVHENDEEIQHSDAVREQVSENQTVTEQELSINRSEQDQDLSAEKRQSDDSDVKDNKNTVDDRPNNQIHDHFVTYLESNKSSARSFVEEPQIQGDEKDAETEAEKDEEEEELLEDENALSLSQSDDAHTDETSPETTQSTVSTLEPEYSDDIMRLTLLRNHFTEENVERVQKLLGLNNLFKVEAMFSDLETELQATRLSHTSSMQDIENALESILEASENTILDEIEKMLDSRDTKQDYNQHKDTSSLDEETELLDGFQELAFSLRQKYSTASDSVPLATEQSPDNEQDKPLLNVEEDTPLTVDDKFDIMPDPNQDDNHTLMNHEKEPSETKEELIVVEEVPATPDVSVKEDGGHFNKNKDNQPNFAAPDEPQKLPQAALENPSDMGVFTEVEDTSLGSGGSMEPVTEMHEEEVGLFSTGIVYMGCILLMVKNKTTEWTTVMVSLLPEEWKPGETLYGCPWQAVVITALVGVLTITLFFWRTVFAVKKREYLVDDKKLTDQIQALKKEKNDAHAKISELQKRTEQLKENEKQSKETVSCTVKKMQDLESKVLKAEKQNDQMAEERNKYAKLLEEERATSQQNETRIEKLEKSNEKMQLSRKKIQEALAKTTILLDEAKIREDARNAQHKCLEKEFAVKKEENKTLKATIKSWEDKHKELNEKIKVYQKSQKELEDSVVLKDHNVEVLSELLADLDACDLQKGDTKVLANGEVAAVSLTDKKTAIRNRIKQMMDVSRVQTTLTVVEEERDRFMAKLLNVEKSRKELEEKHQELEHAIGGLKSDKSHVENQFKILQQKNEIMVEMYQQKENALQQRLTKEELERRNKDNLLSEVGGKALEAEEQVKVLRQRINEMEDQMKKTEEVYKEQIKEQENKTHSNWVSARNAERSLSQEKLESSKLREKLAVLTSQLNERRAPLFRPNSGQTAGPRQGDSYGPSPVSGGAPSPPIMIEGPRRPPSAPVGRRIDPYGPRPPSDPHGRYPENKHIPDMMGPRSSSPANLDGSGPGSFLASPIRDSPGPMVQGPPGPHDPLFPPGPHGRLPPPGLYRPPRPGPYHLPPGPLPPPLHGPPPPANGHPGMPLPGPMGVEFGSRPANGLLFHPRPGPGPIMDPRGPPPPHFRPSPPHHLGPMPPPPGVRGPLGPRPPMPPDMRFPGPRHPNPHMDLPPGVPPFSAHPGDAYGQSAPNALQNSAGAQSGPGQQQNVKQEAPQDSARPAMVQP, encoded by the exons ATGGCAGCAAAACACTTCTACCGACAAGGCTTTTTATTACTTCTATTCAACTTCATTTCAACGGCAGCCTTGGAGAAAAGGTTCTCCGACTTTAAAAGATGCGCGGACGACGAGTGCAGCA tGCTTCTGTTTCGGGGAAAAGCTGTTCAAGATTTCTCAGGACCTGATTGTCGGTTCCTTTCATTCAAAAAATCTGAAACTATATATGTGTACTACAAACTGTCAGGAAGGAGGGCCGACATGTGGGCTGGAAGT GTTGGAAACAACTTCGGCTATTTTCCAAAAGACCTTCTTGCAGTAAACCACCGTTATACTGACAAAGAACATGAAATTCCAACAGAG gAAACCGATTTTGTCTGTTTTGATTCTGGATATAACAAGTTTGACATCTACGATGTGGACCTACTCTTAGGCTTGTCTGAAGAGAAGAAGGACAGTCAAAATAATGGAACTTCTGACCAAATCCAAGACGCAGAGAGCAAGCAGGGAGAAACGCAGCCATCAGTAGAAGAAGTGACTAAGAGCGAAAAACAAACTGAGCACAATCATTTCTCAGAAGAGCTGGATACAGTACAGGACGACCAAAGTGCCTCCTTATCTGAACTTGCCACATCAACTGAATCACTTTTGATAACAGATCTGGAGTCTAAACCAGAAGATGTGCCTGATGTTATAGAAGATGATCCTGATGTTACAGAAGATGTGCCTGATGTTACAGAAGATGATCCTGATGTTACAGAAGATGAGCCTGATGTTACAGAAGATGAGCCTGATGTTACAGAAGATGAGCCTGATGTTACAGAAGGAGAAAAACCTgagcaaaaacacaaacaggcaTCAGATGGGAGGGAAATCCAGGATGCACCCAACAAATCGGAGCTGGAATCTATGCCCAAAAGTGATTTTGAAACGGTGGCGGTTTCGAAAGGAGTGCAGATCCCAAAGTTGAAAACTACCCTTGGAACAACTTTTGATGCGATCACCACTGATGAAGAAATCACAACAAAAGTGACCCCATATGAAGAGGAGGATGGTGAAGATGTGAAAGAACCCCCAGAAGATGTAATGGACGATAATAAGGAAATTCCACTGCTGTCTTTTTCTGACCAAACCATCGACACCCCAGAACTGGATTCTCTAACAAAGGAGGAAAGTCCTCAGACGATAAACCAGGATGATAAACCGAAAATAacggaagaaaaaaacatgtggACATCACTTGGAGATGCCGTGTTTTCAGTTGTCACTGGGGGAGAGACCACAGCAGGAGACGTGAGTTCAGATGAAGATGAGGACGACGAGGATCGCGAAGAGGAAGCTGCTACAAAAACCTCTCAGATttttgagaaaactgagaaagaaCAATTTTTATCAGAACCTCAGGAAGACCAACCTTTTTTTGATAATAGAGATGAGAGTGATCAAAGGGGGGTTGGACATGAGGAGGCTTTGGTTGAAACATTAAAGCCAAACGATGAGCCGATACTCCATACAACAGAAAAGAGTATAATGTCATTACTACACTCAGTATTGCAAGATGAGATTTTAAGCAATCCTGATGGTGAAAAATCGGATGTTAAAACAGCACATGAACCCACTGAGAATGAAGAAGAAGACGAGGCGTTGAAGCATTCAGAGGTCCATGAAAATGATGAAGAAATACAGCACAGTGATGCTGTAAGAGAGCAGGTTTCAGAAAACCAAACTGTGACTGAACAAGAATTATCCATTAACAGAAGTGAACAAGATCAGGATCTTTCTGCTGAAAAGAGGCAGTCGGATGATTCAGATGTCAAAGATAACAAAAATACAGTAGATGACAGACCTAATAATCAAATACATGATCATTTTGTGACATATTTAGAAAGTAATAAGAGCTCTGCAAGATCATTTGTGGAGGAACCACAAATTCAGGGGGATGAAAAAGATGCGGAGACAGAAGCAGAgaaggatgaagaggaggaagagttaCTTGAAGATGAAAATgcactctctctctcacagTCAGATGATGCACACACTGACGAAACCTCACCTGAAACAACACAGTCCACTGTGTCAACTCTAGAGCCTGAATACAGCGATGACATAATGAGACTGACTCTGCTCAGGAACCACTTCACAGAGGAAAACGTTGAGCGGGTCCAAAAGCTTTTGGGTCTAAATAATCTCTTCAAAGTGGAGGCCATGTTTTCTGATCTGGAAACAGAGTTGCAGGCGACACGTTTGTCTCACACTAGCAGCATGCAGGACATCGAGAATGCACTTGAGAGCATCCTTGAGGCCTCTGAGAACACTATATTGGACGAGATCGAAAAGATGCTCGATAGCCGGGACACAAAACAAGATTACAACCAACACAAGGACACCAGTAGTTTGGATGAGGAAACTGAATTACTGGATGGCTTTCAGGAGCTTGCATTCAGCCTACGACAGAAGTACTCAACAGCCAGTGACAGTGTGCCTTTAGCAACAGAACAGTCACCAGATAATGAGCAAG ATAAACCTCTGTTGAATGTTGAAGAAGACACCCCCCTCACTGTTGACGATAAATTTGACATCATGCCGGATCCCAATCAGGATGACAACCACACACTAATGAATCATGAAAAAGAGCCAAGTGAGACTAAAGAGGAGCTGATAGTTGTGGAGGAGGTACCCGCTACACCGGACGTTAGTGTGAAGGAAGATGGTGGacattttaataaaaacaaagacaatcagCCGAACTTTGCTGCACCGGATGAGCCGCAAAAGCTCCCCCAAGCTGCCCTGGAAAACCCTTCAGATATGGGAGTTTTTACTGAGGTCGAGGATACGTCTTTAG GCTCTGGGGGCTCAATGGAGCCAGTGACTGAAATGCATGAGGAAGAAGTTGGATTATTCTCAACTGGAATTGTTTACATGGGCTGCATCCTCTTAATGGTCAAGAATAAAACTACAGAGTGGACCACAGTG ATGGTTTCATTGCTGCCAGAGGAGTGGAAGCCAGGGGAAACGTTGTATGGCTGTCCTTGGCAAGCTGTTGTCATCACTGCTTTGGTTGGAGTCTTGACCATCACCCTCTTCTTCTGGAGGACTGTATTTGCT gtgaAGAAGAGAGAATACCTTG TGGATGATAAAAAACTCACAGATCAAATCCAGGCtcttaaaaaggaaaagaacGATGCTCATGCCAAAATATCTGAACTCCAGAAACGG aCTGAACAACTGAAAGAAAACGAGAAACAGTCAAAGGAAACTGTTAGTTGTACAGTGAAAAAGATGCAAGACTTGGAG AGTAAAGTTTTAAAGGCAGAGAAACAGAACGACCAGATGGCTGAGGAGCGAAACAAATATGCAAAACTACTCGAAGAAGAGCGGGCCACCTCTCAGCAAAATGAAACCAGG attgAAAAATTAGAAAAGTCCAATGAGAAGATGCAGCTCAGCCGGAAAAAGATTCAAGAAGCACTTGCTAAG ACTACTATTCTCCTGGATGAGGCGAAGATTCGGGAGGACGCACGAAACGCTCAACACAAATGTCTGGAGAAAGAATTTGCTGTCAAAAAGGAAGAGAACAAAACA CTCAAGGCTACTATTAAAAGCTGGGAGGACAAACACAAGGAGCTGAACGAGAAGATTAAAGTCTATCAAAAGTCCCAAAAAGAGCTGGAGGATTCTGTGGTGCTCAAAGATCACAACGTTGAG GTGCTGTCTGAGCTTCTGGCAGACTTGGACGCTTGTGATTTGCAAAAAGGTGACACCAAAGTTTTAGCCAATGGCGAAGTAGCAGCTG TGTCATTAACAGATAAGAAGACAGCCATAAGAAACAGAATCAAACAGATGATGGATGTATCCAGG GTCCAGACCACTCTCACTGTAGTAGAAGAAGAACGGGATCGCTTCATGGCAAAACTGCTCAATGTAGAAAAGTCTAGGAAGGAACTAGAAG AAAAACACCAGGAGCTGGAACATGCAATCGGAGGTCTAAAAAGCGACAAGAGCCACGTTGAAAATCAGTTCAAGATCCTTCAGCAGAAAAATGAAATCATGGTTGAAATGTACCAGCAGAAAGAAAACGCGCTGCAGCA GAGATTAACgaaggaggagctggagcgACGCAACAAAGACAATCTGCTGTCGGAGGTGGGAGGTAAAGCTCTCGAAGCAGAGGAGCAGGTTAAGGTCTTAAGGCAGCGCATTAATGAAATGGAGGATCAGATGAAAAAGACCGAGGAGGTCTACAAAGAACAG aTAAAAGAGCAGGAAAACAAAACTCACTCCAACTGG GTGAGTGCTCGTAATGCAGAGCGATCTCTGAGTCAGGAGAAGCTCGAATCATCAAAGCTGCGTGAAAA ACTGGCAGTACTTACCTCCCAGCTGAACGAGCGTCGTGCTCCTCTCTTCAGACCGAACTCTGGTCAGACTGCAGGCCCTCGCCAAG GTGACTCATATGGGCCCTCTCCTGTGAGTGGGGGTGCACCATCCCCTCCTATAATGATCGAGGGTCCCAGGCGCCCTCCTTCCGCCCCAGTTGGGCGACGAATCGACCCGTATG GTCCTCGACCTCCATCAGATCCACATGGGCGTTACCCTGAAAATAAACACATCCCTG ACATGATGGGTCCCCGAAGCTCATCTCCAGCCAACCTGGATGGATCT GGACCTGGATCCTTCCTAGCATCACCAATCCGGGACTCACCCGGCCCCATGGTTCAAGGACCCCCTGGACCCCATGACCCACTGTTCCCTCCTGGCCCCCACGGCCGTCTGCCACCACCCGGACTTTACAGACCGCCACGGCCAGGCCCTTACCATCTACCGCCCggccctcttcctcctcctcttcatggACCTCCTCCACCGGCCAATGGACACCCAGGTATGCCCCTGCCTGGACCAATGGGGGTGGAGTTTGGTTCTCGACCTGCCAATGGACTCTTATTCCACCCCAGGCCAGGCCCTGGACCTATAATGGATCCTCGGGGTCCACCACCACCACATTTCCGTCCCTCTCCGCCACATCACTTGGGACCAATGCCTCCGCCACCTG GTGTCCGGGGGCCTTTGGGACCACGTCCACCCATGCCTCCTGACATGCGCTTTCCAGGACCACGACACCCTAACCCACACATGGATCTGCCTCCAGGTGTCCCGCCCTTTTCTGCACACCCTGGCGACGCATACGGTCAGTCTGCACCCAATGCCCTCCAGAACTCAGCGGGTGCTCAGAGCGGCCCCGGTCAGCAACAGAACGTGAAGCAGGAGGCCCCTCAGGACTCAGCAAGGCCAGCAATGGTCCAGCCTTAA
- the mia3 gene encoding transport and Golgi organization protein 1 homolog isoform X2 — protein sequence MAAKHFYRQGFLLLLFNFISTAALEKRFSDFKRCADDECSMLLFRGKAVQDFSGPDCRFLSFKKSETIYVYYKLSGRRADMWAGSVGNNFGYFPKDLLAVNHRYTDKEHEIPTEETDFVCFDSGYNKFDIYDVDLLLGLSEEKKDSQNNGTSDQIQDAESKQGETQPSVEEVTKSEKQTEHNHFSEELDTVQDDQSASLSELATSTESLLITDLESKPEDVPDVIEDDPDVTEDVPDVTEDDPDVTEDEPDVTEDEPDVTEDEPDVTEGEKPEQKHKQASDGREIQDAPNKSELESMPKSDFETVAVSKGVQIPKLKTTLGTTFDAITTDEEITTKVTPYEEEDGEDVKEPPEDVMDDNKEIPLLSFSDQTIDTPELDSLTKEESPQTINQDDKPKITEEKNMWTSLGDAVFSVVTGGETTAGDVSSDEDEDDEDREEEAATKTSQIFEKTEKEQFLSEPQEDQPFFDNRDESDQRGVGHEEALVETLKPNDEPILHTTEKSIMSLLHSVLQDEILSNPDGEKSDVKTAHEPTENEEEDEALKHSEVHENDEEIQHSDAVREQVSENQTVTEQELSINRSEQDQDLSAEKRQSDDSDVKDNKNTVDDRPNNQIHDHFVTYLESNKSSARSFVEEPQIQGDEKDAETEAEKDEEEEELLEDENALSLSQSDDAHTDETSPETTQSTVSTLEPEYSDDIMRLTLLRNHFTEENVERVQKLLGLNNLFKVEAMFSDLETELQATRLSHTSSMQDIENALESILEASENTILDEIEKMLDSRDTKQDYNQHKDTSSLDEETELLDGFQELAFSLRQKYSTASDSVPLATEQSPDNEQDKPLLNVEEDTPLTVDDKFDIMPDPNQDDNHTLMNHEKEPSETKEELIVVEEVPATPDVSVKEDGGHFNKNKDNQPNFAAPDEPQKLPQAALENPSDMGVFTEVEDTSLGSGGSMEPVTEMHEEEVGLFSTGIVYMGCILLMVKNKTTEWTTVMVSLLPEEWKPGETLYGCPWQAVVITALVGVLTITLFFWRTVFAVKKREYLVDDKKLTDQIQALKKEKNDAHAKISELQKRTEQLKENEKQSKETVSCTVKKMQDLESKVLKAEKQNDQMAEERNKYAKLLEEERATSQQNETRIEKLEKSNEKMQLSRKKIQEALAKTTILLDEAKIREDARNAQHKCLEKEFAVKKEENKTLKATIKSWEDKHKELNEKIKVYQKSQKELEDSVVLKDHNVEVLSELLADLDACDLQKGDTKVLANGEVAADKKTAIRNRIKQMMDVSRVQTTLTVVEEERDRFMAKLLNVEKSRKELEEKHQELEHAIGGLKSDKSHVENQFKILQQKNEIMVEMYQQKENALQQRLTKEELERRNKDNLLSEVGGKALEAEEQVKVLRQRINEMEDQMKKTEEVYKEQIKEQENKTHSNWVSARNAERSLSQEKLESSKLREKLAVLTSQLNERRAPLFRPNSGQTAGPRQGDSYGPSPVSGGAPSPPIMIEGPRRPPSAPVGRRIDPYGPRPPSDPHGRYPENKHIPDMMGPRSSSPANLDGSTQAIDPQIKAETQAVASTESPEPGPGSFLASPIRDSPGPMVQGPPGPHDPLFPPGPHGRLPPPGLYRPPRPGPYHLPPGPLPPPLHGPPPPANGHPGMPLPGPMGVEFGSRPANGLLFHPRPGPGPIMDPRGPPPPHFRPSPPHHLGPMPPPPGVRGPLGPRPPMPPDMRFPGPRHPNPHMDLPPGVPPFSAHPGDAYGQSAPNALQNSAGAQSGPGQQQNVKQEAPQDSARPAMVQP from the exons ATGGCAGCAAAACACTTCTACCGACAAGGCTTTTTATTACTTCTATTCAACTTCATTTCAACGGCAGCCTTGGAGAAAAGGTTCTCCGACTTTAAAAGATGCGCGGACGACGAGTGCAGCA tGCTTCTGTTTCGGGGAAAAGCTGTTCAAGATTTCTCAGGACCTGATTGTCGGTTCCTTTCATTCAAAAAATCTGAAACTATATATGTGTACTACAAACTGTCAGGAAGGAGGGCCGACATGTGGGCTGGAAGT GTTGGAAACAACTTCGGCTATTTTCCAAAAGACCTTCTTGCAGTAAACCACCGTTATACTGACAAAGAACATGAAATTCCAACAGAG gAAACCGATTTTGTCTGTTTTGATTCTGGATATAACAAGTTTGACATCTACGATGTGGACCTACTCTTAGGCTTGTCTGAAGAGAAGAAGGACAGTCAAAATAATGGAACTTCTGACCAAATCCAAGACGCAGAGAGCAAGCAGGGAGAAACGCAGCCATCAGTAGAAGAAGTGACTAAGAGCGAAAAACAAACTGAGCACAATCATTTCTCAGAAGAGCTGGATACAGTACAGGACGACCAAAGTGCCTCCTTATCTGAACTTGCCACATCAACTGAATCACTTTTGATAACAGATCTGGAGTCTAAACCAGAAGATGTGCCTGATGTTATAGAAGATGATCCTGATGTTACAGAAGATGTGCCTGATGTTACAGAAGATGATCCTGATGTTACAGAAGATGAGCCTGATGTTACAGAAGATGAGCCTGATGTTACAGAAGATGAGCCTGATGTTACAGAAGGAGAAAAACCTgagcaaaaacacaaacaggcaTCAGATGGGAGGGAAATCCAGGATGCACCCAACAAATCGGAGCTGGAATCTATGCCCAAAAGTGATTTTGAAACGGTGGCGGTTTCGAAAGGAGTGCAGATCCCAAAGTTGAAAACTACCCTTGGAACAACTTTTGATGCGATCACCACTGATGAAGAAATCACAACAAAAGTGACCCCATATGAAGAGGAGGATGGTGAAGATGTGAAAGAACCCCCAGAAGATGTAATGGACGATAATAAGGAAATTCCACTGCTGTCTTTTTCTGACCAAACCATCGACACCCCAGAACTGGATTCTCTAACAAAGGAGGAAAGTCCTCAGACGATAAACCAGGATGATAAACCGAAAATAacggaagaaaaaaacatgtggACATCACTTGGAGATGCCGTGTTTTCAGTTGTCACTGGGGGAGAGACCACAGCAGGAGACGTGAGTTCAGATGAAGATGAGGACGACGAGGATCGCGAAGAGGAAGCTGCTACAAAAACCTCTCAGATttttgagaaaactgagaaagaaCAATTTTTATCAGAACCTCAGGAAGACCAACCTTTTTTTGATAATAGAGATGAGAGTGATCAAAGGGGGGTTGGACATGAGGAGGCTTTGGTTGAAACATTAAAGCCAAACGATGAGCCGATACTCCATACAACAGAAAAGAGTATAATGTCATTACTACACTCAGTATTGCAAGATGAGATTTTAAGCAATCCTGATGGTGAAAAATCGGATGTTAAAACAGCACATGAACCCACTGAGAATGAAGAAGAAGACGAGGCGTTGAAGCATTCAGAGGTCCATGAAAATGATGAAGAAATACAGCACAGTGATGCTGTAAGAGAGCAGGTTTCAGAAAACCAAACTGTGACTGAACAAGAATTATCCATTAACAGAAGTGAACAAGATCAGGATCTTTCTGCTGAAAAGAGGCAGTCGGATGATTCAGATGTCAAAGATAACAAAAATACAGTAGATGACAGACCTAATAATCAAATACATGATCATTTTGTGACATATTTAGAAAGTAATAAGAGCTCTGCAAGATCATTTGTGGAGGAACCACAAATTCAGGGGGATGAAAAAGATGCGGAGACAGAAGCAGAgaaggatgaagaggaggaagagttaCTTGAAGATGAAAATgcactctctctctcacagTCAGATGATGCACACACTGACGAAACCTCACCTGAAACAACACAGTCCACTGTGTCAACTCTAGAGCCTGAATACAGCGATGACATAATGAGACTGACTCTGCTCAGGAACCACTTCACAGAGGAAAACGTTGAGCGGGTCCAAAAGCTTTTGGGTCTAAATAATCTCTTCAAAGTGGAGGCCATGTTTTCTGATCTGGAAACAGAGTTGCAGGCGACACGTTTGTCTCACACTAGCAGCATGCAGGACATCGAGAATGCACTTGAGAGCATCCTTGAGGCCTCTGAGAACACTATATTGGACGAGATCGAAAAGATGCTCGATAGCCGGGACACAAAACAAGATTACAACCAACACAAGGACACCAGTAGTTTGGATGAGGAAACTGAATTACTGGATGGCTTTCAGGAGCTTGCATTCAGCCTACGACAGAAGTACTCAACAGCCAGTGACAGTGTGCCTTTAGCAACAGAACAGTCACCAGATAATGAGCAAG ATAAACCTCTGTTGAATGTTGAAGAAGACACCCCCCTCACTGTTGACGATAAATTTGACATCATGCCGGATCCCAATCAGGATGACAACCACACACTAATGAATCATGAAAAAGAGCCAAGTGAGACTAAAGAGGAGCTGATAGTTGTGGAGGAGGTACCCGCTACACCGGACGTTAGTGTGAAGGAAGATGGTGGacattttaataaaaacaaagacaatcagCCGAACTTTGCTGCACCGGATGAGCCGCAAAAGCTCCCCCAAGCTGCCCTGGAAAACCCTTCAGATATGGGAGTTTTTACTGAGGTCGAGGATACGTCTTTAG GCTCTGGGGGCTCAATGGAGCCAGTGACTGAAATGCATGAGGAAGAAGTTGGATTATTCTCAACTGGAATTGTTTACATGGGCTGCATCCTCTTAATGGTCAAGAATAAAACTACAGAGTGGACCACAGTG ATGGTTTCATTGCTGCCAGAGGAGTGGAAGCCAGGGGAAACGTTGTATGGCTGTCCTTGGCAAGCTGTTGTCATCACTGCTTTGGTTGGAGTCTTGACCATCACCCTCTTCTTCTGGAGGACTGTATTTGCT gtgaAGAAGAGAGAATACCTTG TGGATGATAAAAAACTCACAGATCAAATCCAGGCtcttaaaaaggaaaagaacGATGCTCATGCCAAAATATCTGAACTCCAGAAACGG aCTGAACAACTGAAAGAAAACGAGAAACAGTCAAAGGAAACTGTTAGTTGTACAGTGAAAAAGATGCAAGACTTGGAG AGTAAAGTTTTAAAGGCAGAGAAACAGAACGACCAGATGGCTGAGGAGCGAAACAAATATGCAAAACTACTCGAAGAAGAGCGGGCCACCTCTCAGCAAAATGAAACCAGG attgAAAAATTAGAAAAGTCCAATGAGAAGATGCAGCTCAGCCGGAAAAAGATTCAAGAAGCACTTGCTAAG ACTACTATTCTCCTGGATGAGGCGAAGATTCGGGAGGACGCACGAAACGCTCAACACAAATGTCTGGAGAAAGAATTTGCTGTCAAAAAGGAAGAGAACAAAACA CTCAAGGCTACTATTAAAAGCTGGGAGGACAAACACAAGGAGCTGAACGAGAAGATTAAAGTCTATCAAAAGTCCCAAAAAGAGCTGGAGGATTCTGTGGTGCTCAAAGATCACAACGTTGAG GTGCTGTCTGAGCTTCTGGCAGACTTGGACGCTTGTGATTTGCAAAAAGGTGACACCAAAGTTTTAGCCAATGGCGAAGTAGCAGCTG ATAAGAAGACAGCCATAAGAAACAGAATCAAACAGATGATGGATGTATCCAGG GTCCAGACCACTCTCACTGTAGTAGAAGAAGAACGGGATCGCTTCATGGCAAAACTGCTCAATGTAGAAAAGTCTAGGAAGGAACTAGAAG AAAAACACCAGGAGCTGGAACATGCAATCGGAGGTCTAAAAAGCGACAAGAGCCACGTTGAAAATCAGTTCAAGATCCTTCAGCAGAAAAATGAAATCATGGTTGAAATGTACCAGCAGAAAGAAAACGCGCTGCAGCA GAGATTAACgaaggaggagctggagcgACGCAACAAAGACAATCTGCTGTCGGAGGTGGGAGGTAAAGCTCTCGAAGCAGAGGAGCAGGTTAAGGTCTTAAGGCAGCGCATTAATGAAATGGAGGATCAGATGAAAAAGACCGAGGAGGTCTACAAAGAACAG aTAAAAGAGCAGGAAAACAAAACTCACTCCAACTGG GTGAGTGCTCGTAATGCAGAGCGATCTCTGAGTCAGGAGAAGCTCGAATCATCAAAGCTGCGTGAAAA ACTGGCAGTACTTACCTCCCAGCTGAACGAGCGTCGTGCTCCTCTCTTCAGACCGAACTCTGGTCAGACTGCAGGCCCTCGCCAAG GTGACTCATATGGGCCCTCTCCTGTGAGTGGGGGTGCACCATCCCCTCCTATAATGATCGAGGGTCCCAGGCGCCCTCCTTCCGCCCCAGTTGGGCGACGAATCGACCCGTATG GTCCTCGACCTCCATCAGATCCACATGGGCGTTACCCTGAAAATAAACACATCCCTG ACATGATGGGTCCCCGAAGCTCATCTCCAGCCAACCTGGATGGATCT ACACAAGCCATAGATCcacagataaaagcagaaactcagGCTGTAGCTTCCACAGAAAGTCCTGAGCCA GGACCTGGATCCTTCCTAGCATCACCAATCCGGGACTCACCCGGCCCCATGGTTCAAGGACCCCCTGGACCCCATGACCCACTGTTCCCTCCTGGCCCCCACGGCCGTCTGCCACCACCCGGACTTTACAGACCGCCACGGCCAGGCCCTTACCATCTACCGCCCggccctcttcctcctcctcttcatggACCTCCTCCACCGGCCAATGGACACCCAGGTATGCCCCTGCCTGGACCAATGGGGGTGGAGTTTGGTTCTCGACCTGCCAATGGACTCTTATTCCACCCCAGGCCAGGCCCTGGACCTATAATGGATCCTCGGGGTCCACCACCACCACATTTCCGTCCCTCTCCGCCACATCACTTGGGACCAATGCCTCCGCCACCTG GTGTCCGGGGGCCTTTGGGACCACGTCCACCCATGCCTCCTGACATGCGCTTTCCAGGACCACGACACCCTAACCCACACATGGATCTGCCTCCAGGTGTCCCGCCCTTTTCTGCACACCCTGGCGACGCATACGGTCAGTCTGCACCCAATGCCCTCCAGAACTCAGCGGGTGCTCAGAGCGGCCCCGGTCAGCAACAGAACGTGAAGCAGGAGGCCCCTCAGGACTCAGCAAGGCCAGCAATGGTCCAGCCTTAA